One Roseburia rectibacter DNA window includes the following coding sequences:
- a CDS encoding SulP family inorganic anion transporter yields MNDIITDLLAIIGVVLNGLPQGLLALAYGFASVPTALAFFVGAIGNTVTQSVAPISFQAETITYAGTAGKNRSERCTMIFIGGAVMALIGAFGLLTKIVDFIGEDVAYGMMAGVGIILTKAAIDMIKSDKISGGVSLAAALITYFITRNNAPHAVWAGVAMMVIIGVILLTKLLPKIGKYVPASVYRRLVSGILRKAGVIFVPLYENKKSLGMPELDFLGVT; encoded by the coding sequence ATGAATGATATCATAACAGATTTATTAGCAATCATAGGTGTCGTTTTGAATGGACTGCCACAAGGTCTGTTAGCATTAGCTTATGGTTTTGCATCAGTTCCTACGGCATTAGCATTCTTTGTCGGTGCAATAGGAAATACGGTGACTCAGAGTGTTGCTCCAATATCGTTTCAGGCAGAAACAATCACATATGCAGGTACTGCCGGAAAGAACCGGTCAGAAAGATGCACTATGATTTTTATAGGCGGAGCAGTCATGGCACTTATAGGAGCCTTTGGTTTGCTGACAAAGATTGTAGATTTTATAGGTGAGGATGTTGCATATGGTATGATGGCTGGAGTCGGAATTATTTTGACTAAAGCAGCGATAGATATGATAAAAAGCGATAAAATCTCCGGTGGAGTGTCTCTGGCAGCGGCTTTAATTACATATTTTATTACTAGAAATAATGCACCTCATGCAGTCTGGGCAGGAGTTGCAATGATGGTTATAATCGGAGTGATTCTTTTAACAAAATTATTACCTAAGATTGGGAAATATGTTCCGGCATCGGTGTATCGTAGGCTTGTGAGTGGCATCTTGCGCAAAGCCGGAGTAATTTTTGTTCCGTTGTACGAAAATAAGAAAAGTCTAGGTATGCCTGAATTAGATTTTCTCGGAGTGACGTGA
- a CDS encoding diguanylate cyclase, which translates to MKEKIANILKTVLVLFLAVLVIIMMLEIRKIQGTARVINYAGLVRGATQREVKLEITGTSDDEMIADLDDILNGLKYGNGGYSLVSLPDRTYQNKLDEQISYWNKLKEEILSVRENGYEATDVIAISETYFNMADETVTSAEIYSERVAGTIRVVEILSILDIIMLVLIIIQQTIADIRIKNKNKVLEKKAYVDLQTGLPNKSKCEEMLRSCEYITEPMGFVMFDLNNLKLANDTYGHAVGDQLITNFAKLLRNSIPSKYFVGRYGGDEFIAVITQTTKKEILAIMEDVHSEVKRFNENVHKVEVSYAYGYAFSEDYSECTMKTLFDKADKHMYENKAIEKAKLKVTAQ; encoded by the coding sequence ATGAAAGAAAAGATAGCTAATATATTAAAGACAGTACTTGTACTGTTTCTGGCAGTTTTGGTTATTATTATGATGTTGGAAATACGAAAAATACAGGGAACTGCAAGAGTTATCAATTATGCGGGATTAGTCAGAGGAGCAACACAGCGGGAAGTAAAGCTGGAAATTACCGGAACGTCAGATGATGAAATGATTGCGGATCTTGATGATATTCTGAATGGACTTAAATATGGGAATGGAGGATACAGTCTTGTGAGTCTCCCAGATAGAACATATCAGAACAAGCTGGATGAACAGATATCATATTGGAATAAGTTAAAAGAAGAAATTTTATCAGTAAGGGAAAATGGATATGAAGCAACAGATGTTATTGCTATAAGTGAAACATATTTTAATATGGCAGATGAAACAGTCACATCAGCTGAAATATATTCTGAAAGAGTTGCTGGAACTATCAGAGTGGTTGAGATACTATCAATTTTAGATATTATTATGCTTGTCCTGATAATTATCCAGCAAACAATAGCGGATATTAGAATTAAAAACAAAAATAAAGTTCTGGAGAAAAAAGCTTATGTTGACCTGCAGACGGGACTTCCTAATAAGAGCAAATGTGAGGAAATGCTTCGTAGCTGTGAGTATATAACGGAACCTATGGGATTTGTAATGTTTGACTTGAATAATCTGAAGCTGGCAAATGATACTTATGGACATGCGGTAGGAGATCAGCTTATAACTAATTTTGCAAAACTGTTAAGAAATTCCATACCATCGAAGTATTTTGTAGGAAGATATGGTGGAGATGAATTTATAGCTGTTATCACGCAAACAACAAAGAAAGAGATTTTGGCTATTATGGAAGATGTGCATAGTGAAGTAAAGCGTTTCAATGAGAATGTTCATAAGGTAGAAGTCAGTTATGCATATGGATATGCTTTCTCAGAAGATTATTCAGAATGTACTATGAAAACCTTATTTGATAAGGCAGATAAGCATATGTATGAGAATAAAGCGATTGAAAAAGCAAAATTAAAGGTCACTGCTCAATAG